One Echeneis naucrates chromosome 16, fEcheNa1.1, whole genome shotgun sequence DNA window includes the following coding sequences:
- the ca12 gene encoding carbonic anhydrase 12 isoform X1, with amino-acid sequence MLLPSFTSIVFLQLAFCSAANWTYTGPDGEQHWSKSYPYCGGIFQSPIDIKPELLRFDPSLRPIEVQNYNLSPNEQLTLGNNGHSVQISLPSTMYISSLPNRYTAAQLHFHWGSASRPAGSEHLVNSKQSAAEMHIVHFNSDRYPNIASAVDKSDGLAVLGVLIDIGEFNPAFDQFLRFINGVKYRDQKVQVPAFNIRALMPARLDEYFRYDGSLTTPPCYPSVLWTLFRNPVTISRKQFLALATSLYSSHAQESTPVPLNSNFRKPQPTDSRVVLVSFKEGRGLQGTLSLTSPLSRKRVIQQLLVGDLADLADEGLYQLLPSGSEKLHAGKKKDFKDQESETLSKWKQKTLKPPSWKKGQSTQSVGKLGLAEDTLSYVSLEQRVSNQLKQPHAENQLGQALRNVVFPKLNLKSYLDCKSDLALPTIRHILSGRPTDEVLELDRLLTKALMNQKKTIKQSVPMTNSGGFSPATLPRKPHNQGYPHPWLLPMEWED; translated from the exons GGCCAGATGGAGAGCAACACTGGTCCAAGAGTTATCCATATTGTGGTGGAATTTTCCAGTCACCAATAGACATCAAGCCAGAGCTGCTGCGGTTTGACCCAAGTTTGCGTCCTATTGAAGTTCAGAACTACAACCTGTCGCCCAATGAACAGCTCACTCTTGGAAATAATGGACATTCTG TGCAAATCTCCCTGCCCTCAACGATGTACATTTCCAGTCTGCCTAATCGTtacactgcagctcagcttcatTTCCACTGGGGCTCCGCCAGCAGACCTGCTGGCTCTGAGCACTTGGTGAACAGCAAGCAGTCTGCAGCAGAG atGCATATTGTACACTTCAATTCTGACAGATACCCCAATATAGCCTCGGCTGTAGACAAATCTGATGGCCTAGCGGTGCTTGGTGTCCTGATTGAT ATTGGAGAGTTTAACCCAGCGTTTGACCAGTTTCTAAGATTCATCAATGGGGTCAAATACAGAG ATCAAAAAGTGCAGGTGCCCGCTTTCAACATCAGAGCACTGATGCCTGCACGTTTGGATGAGTATTTTCGCTATGATGGATCACTGACAACTCCTCCGTGTTATCCAAGTGTACTGTGGACACTGTTCAGGAACCCTGTGACAATATCTCGGAAACAG TTTCTGGCCCTGGCAACATCGCTCTACTCCTCCCATGCCCAGGAGTCAACCCCTGTGCCACTGAATAGCAACTTCAGGAAACCTCAGCCCACTGACAGCCGGGTTGTCCTGGTATCATTTAAAGAGG GCAGAGGACTGCAAGGTACTCTGTCACTCACATCTCCGCTCTCAAGGAAGCGAGTCATTCAGCAGCTGCTTGTTGGCGACCTAGCAGACCTGGCTGATGAAGGGCTCTATCAGCTTCTTCCAAGTGGGTCAGAGAAACTCCATGCTGGAAAGAAGAAAGACTTCAAGGACCAAGAGAGTGAGACTCTGTCCaagtggaaacaaaaaacactgaaaccacCCTCATGGAAGAAGGGCCAAAGCACTCAGTCAGTGGGAAAGTTAGGGTTGGCTGAAGACACGCTCTCCTATGTCTCTCTGGAGCAAAGGGTTTCCAATCAGCTCAAACAGCCACATGCTGAGAACCAGCTGGGTCAAGCTCTCAGAAATGTAGTTTTCCCCAAGCTCAACCTCAAGAGCTACCTGGATTGTAAATCAGATTTGGCCCTGCCCACAATCAGACACATTCTCAGTGGACGGCCAACAGACGAGGTGCTCGAGTTGGATCGCTTGCTCACAAAAGCCTTGATgaaccaaaagaaaacaatcaagcAAAGTGTGCCAATGACAAACTCTGGTGGCTTCTCCCCTGCTACTCTTCCCAGAAAACCACACAACCAGGGTTATCCACATCCTTGGCTTCTGCCAATGGAGTGGGAAGATTAG
- the man2c1 gene encoding alpha-mannosidase 2C1, whose amino-acid sequence MFHQPVLKNRRTLLERAEKFVSDIYFTDCNLRGRLYGDSFPLESLGSFLSPKRITFTEASEQIFAPHKVGDTFGPTWWTCWFKVTLKIPESWRGKEVHLLWESDGESMVWRDGQPVQGLTKDGEKTSYILSDCLKDEEPHSVTLYIEMVCNGLFGAGQGSMIAPPDPNRKFSLQRAELVVFNRAVRELLTDFELLIDIVKELGEGEQRGFQALFTVNEMVNLCDPSDPSTFSKTRSLAKNFFSQRNGESQHTVHAMGHCHIDSAWLWPYEETIRKCGRSWVTVIRLMEKNPEFVFTCSQAQQFHWVKNWYPGLFSQIQNYVKKGQFIPVGGTWVEMDGNLPSGESMVRQFLEGQRFFNQEFGMYCKEFWLPDTFGYSAQLPQIMQGCGISNFLTQKLSWNLVNTFPHNTFFWEGLDGSKVVTHFPPGNSYEMKGKIEDLLRTMKNNKDKGRANHSALLFGFGDGGGGPTQLMLDRLNRLTNTDGLPKVQMSSPDKLFSQLQVDSSLLCTWTGELFLELHNGTYTTLAQIKKGNRQCEILLHDVEVASSLALSRDRTFQYPVEKLQELWRLLLLNQFHDVIPGSCIEMVEKDALRYYKDIRSDGTALLHVACGALGSKGTSAGVFNSLPWERHEVIQVQDGAGKPDLALVRAPSVGLSVVKDTEPMTPVSVTVQADGSVLMGNGILQTVINKDGTLASLYLITSNREAISDSCHGNQFVMFTDVPLYWDAWDVMDYHLQTRKPVLEVVQPVHVVSSGGLRGSVSFTLRISDKSVITQDIIMDAMCPYIKFETEVKWKESHKFLKVEFPVRVHSPNATYEIQFGHLQRPTHRNTSWDWARFEVWGHKWADLSEHNFGVALLNDCKYGYSVHKNTMTLSLLRAPKAPHANADMGTHHFTYAVMPHTGSFQDASVIRYSYNLNFPLRLIQCTPDTVTWSAFSVSTEAIILETIKRAEDHSGALVVRLYESHGSSVTATLSTTLPLKEAWHCDLLERQDHTQPVSVSSGGITLSFSPFQIVSLLLIM is encoded by the exons ATGTTTCACCAGCCTGTGCTGAAGAACAGGCGCACTCTGTTGGAGAGGGCGGAGAAGTTTGTGTCTGACATTTACTTCACTGACTGTAACCTGAGAGGACG ACTCTATGGAGACTCTTTCCCTTTGGAGTCACTGGGCTCCTTCTTGTCCCCCAAACGGATCACATTCACTGAAGCTTCCGAGCAGATCTTTGCCCCTCATAAAGTTGGTGATACCTTTGGACCAAC gtggtGGACCTGCTGGTTTAAGGTGACACTGAAAATCCCAGAGTCCTGGCGGGGCAAAGAAGTTCATCTTTTGTGGGAAAGTGATGGGGAGTCAATGGTATGGAGAGACGGACAGCCAGTTCAG GGCCTGACTAAAGATGGTGAAAAGACAAGTTACATCCTATCTGACTGTCTGAAGGATGAGGAGCCTCACAG tgtcacCCTTTATATAGAGATGGTCTGTAATGGACTTTTTGGAGCAGGTCAAGGGTCCATGATTGCACCTCCAGACCCAAACAGGAAGTTTTCTCTGCAGAGAGCTGAGTTGGTAGTATTTAACCGTGCTGTAAGGGAGCTGCTGACTGATTTTGAGTTGCTTATTGACATTGTGAAG gaACTAGGAGAAGGTGAGCAGCGGGGCTTCCAGGCACTCTTCACCGTCAATGAGATGGTCAACCTCTGTGACCCCAGCGATCCCAGCACTTTCTCCAAAACACGCAGTCTGGCTAAAAACTTCTTCAGCCAGCGGAACGGGGAGAGCCAGCACACTGTCCATGCAATGGGCCACTGTCACATTGACTCAG CCTGGCTGTGGCCCTATGAAGAGACCATTCGCAAATGTGGTCGGAGCTGGGTGACAGTGATCCGTTTGATGGAGAAGAACCCGGAGTTTGTGTTTACTTGCTCTCAG GCCCAGCAGTTCCACTGGGTAAAGAACTGGTACCCAGGACTCTTCTCCCAGATTCAGAATTACGTGAAGAAAGGCCAGTTCATTCCAGTGGGAGGAACGTGGGTGGAAATG GATGGTAATCTGCCCTCAGGTGAGTCCATGGTCAGACAGTTCCTGGAGGGCCAGCGCTTCTTTAACCAAGAGTTCGGGATGTATTGCAAAGAG TTCTGGCTTCCAGATACATTCGGCTATTCAGCCCAGCTTCCACAGATAATGCAGGGTTGTGGCATTTCGAACTTTTTGACACAGAAGCTCAGCTGGAATCTGGTCAACACCTTTCCT CACAACACCTTTTTCTGGGAAGGTCTGGATGGATCCAAAGTTGTAACGCACTTCCCTCCAGGAAATTCATATGAAATGAAAGGCAAGATTGAAGat CTTCTGAGAACTATGAAGAATAACAAGGACAAAGGCAGGGCAAACCACAGTGCTTTGCTGTTTGGGTTTGGAGATGGCGGAGGCGGACCCACACAGCTGATGCTAGACAGGCTAAACCGGCTTACTAATACAGACGGCCTTCCAAA AGTCCAGATGTCCAGTCCAGACAAGCTCTTCTCGCAGCTTCAGGTGGACTCATCTCTACTGTGCACCTGGACCGGAGAGCTCTTTCTGGAGCTGCACAATGGCACCTACACTACGCTGGCTCAG ATTAAAAAAGGGAATCGACAGTGTGAGATCCTCCTTCATGACGTTGAGGTAGCCAGCAGCTTGGCCCTGTCTCGGGACAGGACATTTCAGTATCCTGTGGAAAAACTGCAGGAGCTCTGGAG gCTGCTGCTTCTAAACCAGTTTCATGATGTCATTCCCGGCAGCTGTATAGAGATGGTTGAGAAGGATGCACTCAGATATTATAAAG ATATTCGTAGCGACGGTACTGCACTTCTACATGTTGCGTGTGGAGCCTTGGGGTCAAAAGGAACCAGTGCCGGTGTGTTCAACTCCCTGCCATGGGAACGTCATGAAGTCATCCAGGTTCAAGATGGCGCTGGTAAACCTGATCTTG CTCTGGTCAGAGCCCCCAGTGTTGGTTTATCGGTGGTCAAAGACACAGAGCCAATGACTCCAGTGTCTGTCACTGTTCAG GCTGATGGCTCTGTCCTCATGGGGAATGGGATTTTACAGACAGTCATCAACAAAGACGGCACTTTGGCGTCGCTGTATTTAATCACTTCAAACAG AGAAGCCATCTCTGACAGCTGCCACGGGAACCAGTTTGTCATGTTTACTGATGTCCCTTTGTACTGGGATGCTTGGGATGTAATGGACTACCATCTTCAAACAAG GAAGCCGGTGTTGGAGGTGGTGCAGCCTGTCCATGTGGTATCTTCAGGTGGACTACGAGGGAGTGTCAGCTTCACACTCAGGATAAGTGATAAAAGTGTTATCACACAGGATATCATCATGGACGCTATGTGTCCTTACATCAAATTCGAGACAGAG GTGAAATGGAAAGAGTCTCACAAGTTTCTGAAGGTGGAATTCCCAGTGCGAGTGCACAGCCCCAATGCAACATATGAGATCCAGTTTGGCCATCTACAGAGACCCACGCACAGGAACACGTCCTGGGACTGGGCCAGATTTGAG GTTTGGGGTCACAAATGGGCCGACTTGTCAGAACACAATTTCGGAGTCGCGCTGCTGAATGACTGCAAATATGGCTATTCAGTCCACAAGAACACAATGACGCTGTCTTT gctgAGAGCTCCTAAGGCTCCCCATGCAAACGCTGACATGGGAACTCACCATTTTACTTATGCCGTCATGCCACACACAG GATCCTTCCAAGATGCCTCTGTAATCCGGTATTCGTACAATCTCAATTTCCCGCTGAGGTTAATCCAGTGCACACCTGACACTGTGACCTGGAGTGCCTTTTCTGTCAGCACTGAGGCCATCATCCTAGAAACGATTAAGCGG GCTGAAGACCACTCAGGTGCACTTGTAGTACGACTGTATGAGTCACATGGGAGCAGCGTGACTGCAACTCTCAGCACCACTCTTCCACTGAAAGAGGCCTGGCA TTGTGACCTCTTGGAGAGACAGGACCACACCCAGCCAGTATCCGTCTCATCGGGGGGAATAACTCTGAGCTTTAGTCCCTTTCAAATTGTGTCACTTCTTCTAATCATGTGA
- the neil1 gene encoding endonuclease 8-like 1 isoform X2, whose translation MPEGPELHLASLYVNKMCKGVVFTGPVRKSEVSKNPDVPFTSEAYFITAVSRGKEVKLTLTPIKTDEPKVRVKAGQTEKPMDVVFRFGMSGYFRLTKEDELPKHAHLRFYTKETPCKVLSFVDARRFGSWEPNGTWQPARGPCIMFEYKSFRENVVSHLSDSAFDRPICEVLLNQKYFNGIGNYLRAEILFRTVLKGLESEDPSECAKPVKNEIADTKMPVCSKKEKVKAEVGDLLRLCHTVPLEVVNLGGKGYDPEKSDYSVFEAWLQCYYVDGMKSMRDHNGRTIWFEGDPGALAPKNSKSPKAKKRAKKEDDHDYTEKKKLVRNASKDSTKRAVKQEASAKTRKKQKDVHGKRARSKKRHTDKSQEVNTPSHLEKGTTARRRRSSVEPAGGSQRRSSRLTRQNNQ comes from the exons ATGCCTGAGGGACCAGAGCTTCACTTGGCCAGCCTTTATGTTAACAAAATGTGCAAGGGAGTGGTGTTTACCGGACCAGTCAGAAAATCTGAAGTCAGCAAGAACCCCGATGTGCCCTTCACCAGCGAGGCCTATTTCATCACAGCTGTTTCCAGAGGGAAGGAAGTGAAGCTCACACTGACACCCATTAAGACAGATGAACCTAAAGTGAGAGTGAAGGCTGGACAAACAGAGAAGCCTATGGATGTTGTCTTTCGCTTTGGGATGTCTGGCTACTTCCGCTTGACCAAAGAAGATGAACTGCCCAAACACGCTCATTTACGCTTTTACACCAAAGAGACACCCTGCAAAGTGCTCAGCTTTGTGGATGCACGCAGGTTTGGCAGCTGGGAACCAAATGGGACATGGCAGCCTGCCAGAGGACCCTGCATCATGTTTGAGTACAAAAGCTTCAG GGAGAATGTGGTGTCACACCTGTCTGATAGTGCCTTTGATAGGCCCATCTGTGAAGTGCTGCTCAATCAGAAATACTTCAATGGGATCGGGAACTATCTGAGGGCTGAAATTCTTTTCAG GACTGTACTCAAAGGCCTTGAGTCAGAAGATCCAAGTGAATGTGCCAAGCCTGTGAAAAACGAGATTGCTGacacaaag ATGCCAGTCtgcagtaaaaaggaaaaggtgaAAGCCGAGGTGGGTGACTTGCTCAGACTGTGTCATACAGTGCCCCTGGAAGTGGTCAACTTAG GTGGAAAGGGTTATGATCCAGAGAAGAGTGACTACTCTGTATTTGAGGCGTGGCTCCAGTGTTATTATGTAGATGGCATGAAATCTATGCGGGACCACAATGGCAGAACAATATGGTTCGAG gGAGATCCAGGCGCACTGGCACCAAAAA ATTCAAAGTCACCCAAGGcaaaaaagagagcaaagaaagaaGATGACCATGATTACacggaaaagaaaaag TTGGTCCGAAATGCCTCCAAAGACTCAACAAAGAGAGCAGTCAAACAGGAAGCTTCGGCCAAAACccgcaaaaaacaaaaggatgtaCATGGGAAGAGAGCCAGATCCAAGAAAAGGCACACTGATAAAAGCCAAGAAGTAAACACACCTTCTCATCTTGAGAAAGGGACAACTGCTCGTAGGAGGCGCAGCAGTGTGGAGCCAGCTGGAG GATCACAGCGGCGGAGCAGCCGACTCACCAGGCAAAACAaccaatga
- the ca12 gene encoding carbonic anhydrase 12 isoform X2, which yields MLLPSFTSIVFLQLAFCSAANWTYTGPDGEQHWSKSYPYCGGIFQSPIDIKPELLRFDPSLRPIEVQNYNLSPNEQLTLGNNGHSVQISLPSTMYISSLPNRYTAAQLHFHWGSASRPAGSEHLVNSKQSAAEMHIVHFNSDRYPNIASAVDKSDGLAVLGVLIDIGEFNPAFDQFLRFINGVKYRDQKVQVPAFNIRALMPARLDEYFRYDGSLTTPPCYPSVLWTLFRNPVTISRKQFLALATSLYSSHAQESTPVPLNSNFRKPQPTDSRVVLVSFKEGKGLQGTLSLTSPLSRKRVIQQLLVGDLADLADEGLYQLLPSGSEKLHAGKKKDFKDQESETLSKWKQKTLKPPSWKKGQSTQSVGKLGLAEDTLSYVSLEQRVSNQLKQPHAENQLGQALRNVVFPKLNLKSYLDCKSDLALPTIRHILSGRPTDEVLELDRLLTKALMNQKKTIKQSVPMTNSGGFSPATLPRKPHNQGYPHPWLLPMEWED from the exons GGCCAGATGGAGAGCAACACTGGTCCAAGAGTTATCCATATTGTGGTGGAATTTTCCAGTCACCAATAGACATCAAGCCAGAGCTGCTGCGGTTTGACCCAAGTTTGCGTCCTATTGAAGTTCAGAACTACAACCTGTCGCCCAATGAACAGCTCACTCTTGGAAATAATGGACATTCTG TGCAAATCTCCCTGCCCTCAACGATGTACATTTCCAGTCTGCCTAATCGTtacactgcagctcagcttcatTTCCACTGGGGCTCCGCCAGCAGACCTGCTGGCTCTGAGCACTTGGTGAACAGCAAGCAGTCTGCAGCAGAG atGCATATTGTACACTTCAATTCTGACAGATACCCCAATATAGCCTCGGCTGTAGACAAATCTGATGGCCTAGCGGTGCTTGGTGTCCTGATTGAT ATTGGAGAGTTTAACCCAGCGTTTGACCAGTTTCTAAGATTCATCAATGGGGTCAAATACAGAG ATCAAAAAGTGCAGGTGCCCGCTTTCAACATCAGAGCACTGATGCCTGCACGTTTGGATGAGTATTTTCGCTATGATGGATCACTGACAACTCCTCCGTGTTATCCAAGTGTACTGTGGACACTGTTCAGGAACCCTGTGACAATATCTCGGAAACAG TTTCTGGCCCTGGCAACATCGCTCTACTCCTCCCATGCCCAGGAGTCAACCCCTGTGCCACTGAATAGCAACTTCAGGAAACCTCAGCCCACTGACAGCCGGGTTGTCCTGGTATCATTTAAAGAGGGTAA AGGACTGCAAGGTACTCTGTCACTCACATCTCCGCTCTCAAGGAAGCGAGTCATTCAGCAGCTGCTTGTTGGCGACCTAGCAGACCTGGCTGATGAAGGGCTCTATCAGCTTCTTCCAAGTGGGTCAGAGAAACTCCATGCTGGAAAGAAGAAAGACTTCAAGGACCAAGAGAGTGAGACTCTGTCCaagtggaaacaaaaaacactgaaaccacCCTCATGGAAGAAGGGCCAAAGCACTCAGTCAGTGGGAAAGTTAGGGTTGGCTGAAGACACGCTCTCCTATGTCTCTCTGGAGCAAAGGGTTTCCAATCAGCTCAAACAGCCACATGCTGAGAACCAGCTGGGTCAAGCTCTCAGAAATGTAGTTTTCCCCAAGCTCAACCTCAAGAGCTACCTGGATTGTAAATCAGATTTGGCCCTGCCCACAATCAGACACATTCTCAGTGGACGGCCAACAGACGAGGTGCTCGAGTTGGATCGCTTGCTCACAAAAGCCTTGATgaaccaaaagaaaacaatcaagcAAAGTGTGCCAATGACAAACTCTGGTGGCTTCTCCCCTGCTACTCTTCCCAGAAAACCACACAACCAGGGTTATCCACATCCTTGGCTTCTGCCAATGGAGTGGGAAGATTAG
- the neil1 gene encoding endonuclease 8-like 1 isoform X1 — protein sequence MPEGPELHLASLYVNKMCKGVVFTGPVRKSEVSKNPDVPFTSEAYFITAVSRGKEVKLTLTPIKTDEPKVRVKAGQTEKPMDVVFRFGMSGYFRLTKEDELPKHAHLRFYTKETPCKVLSFVDARRFGSWEPNGTWQPARGPCIMFEYKSFRENVVSHLSDSAFDRPICEVLLNQKYFNGIGNYLRAEILFRLKIPPFVSARTVLKGLESEDPSECAKPVKNEIADTKMPVCSKKEKVKAEVGDLLRLCHTVPLEVVNLGGKGYDPEKSDYSVFEAWLQCYYVDGMKSMRDHNGRTIWFEGDPGALAPKNSKSPKAKKRAKKEDDHDYTEKKKLVRNASKDSTKRAVKQEASAKTRKKQKDVHGKRARSKKRHTDKSQEVNTPSHLEKGTTARRRRSSVEPAGGSQRRSSRLTRQNNQ from the exons ATGCCTGAGGGACCAGAGCTTCACTTGGCCAGCCTTTATGTTAACAAAATGTGCAAGGGAGTGGTGTTTACCGGACCAGTCAGAAAATCTGAAGTCAGCAAGAACCCCGATGTGCCCTTCACCAGCGAGGCCTATTTCATCACAGCTGTTTCCAGAGGGAAGGAAGTGAAGCTCACACTGACACCCATTAAGACAGATGAACCTAAAGTGAGAGTGAAGGCTGGACAAACAGAGAAGCCTATGGATGTTGTCTTTCGCTTTGGGATGTCTGGCTACTTCCGCTTGACCAAAGAAGATGAACTGCCCAAACACGCTCATTTACGCTTTTACACCAAAGAGACACCCTGCAAAGTGCTCAGCTTTGTGGATGCACGCAGGTTTGGCAGCTGGGAACCAAATGGGACATGGCAGCCTGCCAGAGGACCCTGCATCATGTTTGAGTACAAAAGCTTCAG GGAGAATGTGGTGTCACACCTGTCTGATAGTGCCTTTGATAGGCCCATCTGTGAAGTGCTGCTCAATCAGAAATACTTCAATGGGATCGGGAACTATCTGAGGGCTGAAATTCTTTTCAG GTTAAAGATCCCACCTTTCGTGTCTGCTAGGACTGTACTCAAAGGCCTTGAGTCAGAAGATCCAAGTGAATGTGCCAAGCCTGTGAAAAACGAGATTGCTGacacaaag ATGCCAGTCtgcagtaaaaaggaaaaggtgaAAGCCGAGGTGGGTGACTTGCTCAGACTGTGTCATACAGTGCCCCTGGAAGTGGTCAACTTAG GTGGAAAGGGTTATGATCCAGAGAAGAGTGACTACTCTGTATTTGAGGCGTGGCTCCAGTGTTATTATGTAGATGGCATGAAATCTATGCGGGACCACAATGGCAGAACAATATGGTTCGAG gGAGATCCAGGCGCACTGGCACCAAAAA ATTCAAAGTCACCCAAGGcaaaaaagagagcaaagaaagaaGATGACCATGATTACacggaaaagaaaaag TTGGTCCGAAATGCCTCCAAAGACTCAACAAAGAGAGCAGTCAAACAGGAAGCTTCGGCCAAAACccgcaaaaaacaaaaggatgtaCATGGGAAGAGAGCCAGATCCAAGAAAAGGCACACTGATAAAAGCCAAGAAGTAAACACACCTTCTCATCTTGAGAAAGGGACAACTGCTCGTAGGAGGCGCAGCAGTGTGGAGCCAGCTGGAG GATCACAGCGGCGGAGCAGCCGACTCACCAGGCAAAACAaccaatga